Proteins from one Fimbriimonadaceae bacterium genomic window:
- a CDS encoding conjugal transfer protein TraH, giving the protein MRCKRILVGLCMWAVLAWPPLVQAQSMNDALTNMFSSWGVGITSPPGAYESQRRGYFSGGGVSVRLWQDPMRLWSIAPPRLSVGCQGIDVYLGSFSYGKLDRYVQLLQQIGTGAVLGYAFQLAMKAICEDCADVLNKIEAAARALNAAGRIQPCQTGIELGKALAGNEASKQKLASRFGDAWQKMKEAGGAIGDVFEDRDAVKNQSNADAASALKGTEYDVTGNLVWDVLTQAGLDQNLIVMVMSVTGTIIVGNDGDVQTRDPTMTFEQLVDSHLGDVVKIFNCGGDSECLNPTITDATDIEGFESRVYTSMSNLIEDLYSGSAISAADQQIINMTPVPILTMLADYGRPRDVGNQIARLSSEVVAADMGYQWVKWAATETSRNVSYIQKVKPEWPGNLQDFQGRLHQVLRGASDSLAKRQRMVNNINQLMQLTKTQGEMRSLR; this is encoded by the coding sequence ATGCGATGCAAACGGATTCTGGTTGGACTGTGTATGTGGGCCGTACTGGCCTGGCCTCCCCTGGTGCAGGCGCAATCGATGAATGATGCCCTCACGAACATGTTCAGCTCGTGGGGTGTCGGGATCACGAGTCCTCCCGGTGCCTACGAGAGTCAACGTCGAGGTTACTTCAGCGGCGGTGGGGTCTCGGTTCGTTTGTGGCAGGACCCGATGCGGCTGTGGTCGATTGCCCCTCCGCGATTGAGCGTGGGCTGCCAAGGCATCGATGTGTATCTGGGCTCCTTTTCCTACGGCAAGCTGGATCGGTACGTCCAGTTGCTGCAGCAAATCGGGACCGGGGCCGTCTTGGGGTACGCGTTCCAGCTGGCGATGAAAGCCATCTGTGAAGACTGCGCGGACGTGCTCAATAAGATCGAAGCCGCTGCCAGAGCACTCAACGCCGCGGGACGGATCCAACCCTGTCAAACGGGGATTGAATTGGGTAAGGCGCTGGCCGGGAACGAAGCATCGAAACAGAAGCTTGCGAGTCGGTTCGGCGATGCCTGGCAGAAGATGAAGGAGGCGGGGGGCGCCATCGGAGACGTGTTTGAAGACCGGGATGCGGTCAAGAATCAGTCGAATGCGGATGCCGCCTCAGCTCTGAAGGGCACGGAATACGATGTGACGGGCAATCTGGTGTGGGATGTTCTGACGCAGGCCGGCCTGGATCAGAATCTCATTGTCATGGTGATGTCGGTCACAGGTACCATCATTGTCGGGAACGACGGCGATGTTCAAACCCGCGATCCGACGATGACGTTCGAACAGCTGGTCGACAGCCATTTGGGGGACGTGGTCAAAATATTTAATTGCGGGGGCGATTCCGAATGTTTGAACCCCACGATTACGGATGCGACCGATATCGAAGGATTCGAAAGTCGTGTGTATACGTCGATGAGTAACCTCATCGAAGACCTCTACTCGGGCTCTGCAATCAGTGCGGCGGATCAACAAATCATCAACATGACCCCGGTCCCGATTCTGACCATGCTCGCTGATTATGGGCGGCCACGGGATGTCGGCAATCAGATTGCGCGCTTGTCATCAGAAGTGGTGGCTGCAGACATGGGATATCAATGGGTGAAATGGGCGGCCACCGAAACATCCCGGAACGTCAGCTATATCCAAAAGGTCAAACCAGAATGGCCGGGCAATCTGCAAGATTTTCAGGGGCGGCTGCATCAAGTTCTGAGGGGGGCCAGTGACAGTCTCGCAAAGCGGCAACGCATGGTGAATAACATCAACCAGCTCATGCAGTTGACGAAGACGCAGGGCGAAATGCGATCGCTGCGGTAG
- a CDS encoding TraU family protein yields MTRSSMRGIRQVFLLVCLSCVLIGVATLWPSGTAEAVCTIGNPVLANSLATTCWECMFPISLSGVTLFNPGEDFTAPAVGPGRAPFPPQLCGCVCLGPICIPGLPLGIWEPKNLVEAVHDPLCFPTLGVSLAGGFSYIGRGMATTQMDSELNYAFFHVHYFIFPLWAIVGIGLDIACLNPTGIADEIDLAYASEIDPLWDDDLISLILFPEALVLANPVSLAACAADSVAAAVGFPIDPLFWCAGSFGFMYPPTGHVSGASGDLKPAALSMTRLLAKLARAGTEFWTSANGPLLCDDVTTALIVKSQYKFQLLWPIPNTGIPPPCCQPLGRTLMMWGLGKIVPAVGEDFVWLLWKRQNCCLL; encoded by the coding sequence ATGACTAGGTCCTCGATGCGAGGGATCCGGCAGGTGTTCTTGCTGGTCTGCCTGAGTTGTGTGCTGATCGGCGTGGCGACGCTGTGGCCGTCTGGGACGGCAGAGGCCGTGTGCACAATCGGAAACCCTGTGTTGGCGAATAGTCTCGCGACGACGTGTTGGGAATGTATGTTTCCTATCTCTCTCAGCGGAGTCACGTTGTTTAACCCGGGAGAAGACTTTACCGCCCCGGCCGTCGGTCCAGGCCGCGCCCCTTTTCCCCCGCAGTTGTGCGGGTGCGTTTGTCTTGGGCCTATCTGCATTCCTGGGTTACCGCTGGGGATCTGGGAACCGAAGAATCTGGTCGAGGCGGTACACGATCCCCTGTGTTTCCCGACGCTCGGCGTGTCCTTGGCCGGGGGCTTCAGTTACATCGGGCGAGGCATGGCTACGACGCAGATGGACTCCGAACTCAATTACGCATTTTTTCATGTGCATTATTTCATTTTTCCCCTGTGGGCCATCGTCGGCATCGGATTGGACATCGCATGTCTGAATCCTACCGGGATCGCAGACGAGATCGATTTGGCGTATGCCTCCGAGATCGATCCCTTGTGGGACGATGATCTGATTTCACTCATCCTCTTTCCAGAGGCCTTGGTCCTGGCCAATCCGGTGTCGTTAGCAGCCTGTGCTGCCGATTCCGTGGCCGCAGCGGTTGGCTTCCCGATCGATCCGCTGTTCTGGTGTGCCGGGAGCTTTGGATTCATGTATCCGCCGACCGGGCATGTCTCGGGAGCGAGTGGAGACCTCAAGCCGGCCGCACTGTCGATGACACGGTTATTAGCCAAACTGGCCCGTGCGGGGACAGAGTTTTGGACGTCCGCCAATGGCCCGTTGTTGTGTGACGACGTTACGACAGCTCTCATTGTGAAAAGCCAGTACAAGTTTCAATTACTGTGGCCTATTCCGAACACCGGAATTCCTCCGCCGTGCTGTCAGCCTCTGGGGCGGACACTCATGATGTGGGGGCTCGGCAAAATCGTGCCGGCCGTTGGCGAGGACTTTGTGTGGCTGCTATGGAAACGACAAAACTGTTGCTTGCTCTAG
- the traC gene encoding type IV secretion system protein TraC, with the protein MSTILEWKAKQLVERTAISDWLPYEAWDDTNQVYRLDDGRIGVVFASKPLLGLSEESIQKLTNLFESDLPIGTTFQFMLHASPIIEPYLDHHVVLAQRGQAGERYVADARKTAEFYLHARDTQLTSNPPLRPRDFTVYVSVAFPTQETTAQGWEDERIHQAVSGIEGQLNTLGLLPERVGPLQLLNVLHVLLNPGHSWESRPPAYSDQLPIRDQAVRLDTTATLRTKMIELDGKFLKTLTVQSWPVQWHGGNNRELIGSLVRFTDQITCPFFLTLNVLKFDQGKAKGKLRKKHVVINQQASGFLLGLIPSLRFKLDHFNGVQAQLENGRQLIGSYFQVVLYGDTPRHVEEQTGTLRALYRAKDITLQEDHFIGWKIFMTGLPLGLPSDDKALIDGLRRMKTYHTEVPAHICPIVADWKGGGAPVVLLTSRSGQLITMDVFANQQTNYNMAIAATSGAGKSFFMNNWIKSYLGIGGQVWVIDAGFSYVKLVELLKGQYIQYGANAQRLCFNPFSKLVHWGSSAGGDDDPSDRADELATLKALHAQMASPSRPLSDVELSFIEEAIMRVLEVEGREGCPDSVHRVLRGMTDPRARDLARVLASYAKGGMYSHLFNGTNNVNFENDFVVLELDGLNEQKQLRSVILLQMQMNIQAVMYKKENRGRRKFVILDEAWDLLSQGGNTAAFFETGARRVRKSGGSMITITQGINDYYDKMRDVGRYLLENAEFVGLLKQKTESIAAFRNNGRIVLSEMEYRLLSSVTKTTEYSEIFMITPFGRGICRLTVPRETQLLFTTNPDELALIDRVRKEGSKELSIDEAIQCIIAAERAQAGADNPRVA; encoded by the coding sequence GCAAGCCTCTACTGGGGTTGTCGGAAGAGTCTATTCAGAAGCTGACGAATCTCTTCGAGTCAGACCTGCCGATCGGAACCACGTTTCAATTCATGCTGCATGCATCTCCCATCATCGAGCCTTATCTGGACCATCACGTTGTGCTGGCGCAACGGGGGCAGGCAGGGGAACGCTATGTGGCCGATGCGCGGAAGACCGCAGAGTTCTATCTGCATGCTCGAGACACACAGCTGACGTCCAATCCACCGTTACGCCCCCGAGATTTCACCGTGTATGTATCCGTGGCCTTCCCGACCCAGGAGACGACCGCGCAGGGGTGGGAAGATGAGCGGATACATCAAGCGGTGTCGGGCATCGAGGGACAGTTGAACACCTTGGGATTGCTGCCTGAGCGGGTAGGGCCACTGCAATTGTTGAATGTCCTGCATGTGCTGCTGAACCCGGGCCACAGCTGGGAGAGTCGGCCGCCGGCGTACAGCGATCAACTGCCGATACGGGATCAGGCGGTCCGTCTCGATACGACGGCCACGCTCCGCACCAAGATGATTGAACTGGACGGGAAGTTTCTCAAGACGCTCACCGTACAGTCATGGCCTGTACAGTGGCATGGCGGCAACAATCGCGAATTGATCGGGAGCCTGGTCCGGTTCACCGATCAAATCACCTGTCCGTTTTTCCTGACGTTGAATGTCTTGAAATTTGATCAGGGCAAAGCGAAAGGCAAGTTGCGAAAGAAGCACGTCGTAATCAACCAGCAAGCCAGTGGGTTTCTTCTGGGTCTGATTCCCTCCCTCAGGTTCAAATTGGACCATTTCAACGGTGTGCAAGCGCAACTGGAAAACGGAAGACAGCTCATCGGATCCTACTTCCAAGTCGTCCTGTATGGGGACACCCCGCGTCACGTGGAGGAGCAGACAGGGACTCTTCGAGCCCTATATCGTGCCAAGGATATCACTCTGCAGGAAGATCACTTCATCGGGTGGAAAATATTCATGACGGGGTTACCCCTCGGCTTACCATCGGATGACAAAGCCCTCATCGACGGACTCAGACGCATGAAGACCTACCACACCGAGGTCCCGGCGCATATTTGCCCTATCGTGGCGGATTGGAAGGGGGGCGGCGCTCCGGTGGTGCTGCTGACATCTCGGTCAGGTCAACTTATCACCATGGATGTCTTTGCCAATCAACAGACGAATTACAACATGGCTATCGCGGCGACGTCGGGGGCAGGTAAATCGTTCTTCATGAACAATTGGATCAAGAGCTACTTGGGCATTGGTGGCCAGGTGTGGGTCATCGATGCAGGCTTCAGCTACGTCAAACTTGTGGAGTTGCTCAAGGGGCAATACATCCAGTACGGAGCCAACGCTCAACGCCTCTGTTTCAATCCGTTCAGCAAGCTGGTGCACTGGGGGAGCAGTGCTGGAGGCGATGACGATCCGAGTGACCGCGCGGACGAATTGGCGACGCTCAAAGCGCTGCATGCGCAAATGGCTTCCCCCTCGCGTCCGCTGTCCGATGTCGAGCTCTCGTTCATCGAAGAAGCGATCATGCGTGTGCTTGAGGTGGAAGGGCGTGAGGGCTGTCCGGATTCGGTGCACCGAGTGTTGAGGGGCATGACGGATCCTCGGGCCAGAGACCTGGCGCGCGTGTTGGCGTCCTACGCGAAGGGCGGCATGTACTCCCATCTCTTCAACGGCACGAACAACGTCAATTTCGAGAACGACTTCGTGGTGCTTGAGCTTGATGGGTTGAACGAGCAGAAGCAGTTGCGATCGGTGATCCTCCTACAGATGCAGATGAATATTCAGGCGGTGATGTACAAAAAAGAGAACCGCGGGCGGCGGAAATTCGTCATTCTGGATGAGGCGTGGGATTTGTTGTCCCAGGGAGGCAATACCGCGGCCTTTTTCGAGACCGGCGCGCGCCGAGTCCGGAAGTCGGGTGGCTCCATGATCACCATCACGCAGGGCATCAACGACTACTACGACAAGATGCGGGATGTGGGGCGTTATTTGCTCGAAAATGCGGAGTTTGTGGGACTGCTCAAACAAAAGACCGAGAGCATCGCGGCGTTTCGGAACAATGGGCGCATTGTGTTGTCGGAGATGGAATACCGACTCCTGTCCTCTGTTACAAAAACCACGGAGTACTCAGAGATTTTCATGATCACCCCATTTGGGCGAGGCATTTGCAGACTGACTGTACCACGGGAAACGCAGTTGTTGTTTACGACGAATCCGGATGAGCTGGCGCTGATTGATCGGGTGAGGAAAGAGGGGTCAAAGGAGCTCTCCATCGATGAAGCCATTCAATGCATTATCGCTGCTGAACGTGCTCAAGCGGGCGCCGACAATCCTCGAGTGGCTTGA
- the lepB gene encoding signal peptidase I, with the protein MKPFNALSLLNVLKRAPTILEWLDRHRWVHVGLMLFCGTIIAAGVIAPWYEVAARMSGSWPHHNFFLIQKGQSVGRGSLVAFIMQQDYAERVQPGRLHRDYADVGKRWMKRIVGVPGDHILVKDNEVYINGQSVGRGIGIDRYGQRIDLATFPETIPEGQYYVALPHPRSFDSRYYGLIRQADILGTVTPLI; encoded by the coding sequence ATGAAGCCATTCAATGCATTATCGCTGCTGAACGTGCTCAAGCGGGCGCCGACAATCCTCGAGTGGCTTGATCGGCATCGGTGGGTGCATGTGGGGTTGATGCTGTTCTGCGGGACGATCATTGCTGCCGGCGTCATTGCGCCCTGGTATGAAGTTGCCGCTCGCATGAGCGGGAGTTGGCCCCACCATAATTTCTTCCTCATTCAAAAAGGTCAATCCGTGGGGCGAGGGAGTCTTGTGGCGTTCATCATGCAGCAAGACTATGCGGAACGTGTCCAGCCGGGCCGCTTACACCGTGACTACGCGGACGTGGGAAAGCGGTGGATGAAGCGCATAGTCGGAGTGCCGGGTGACCACATTCTGGTCAAAGACAATGAAGTCTATATCAACGGACAATCGGTGGGGCGGGGAATCGGAATCGATCGCTACGGGCAACGGATCGACCTAGCCACGTTCCCGGAGACTATTCCCGAAGGGCAATACTATGTGGCGCTGCCACACCCGCGATCGTTTGACTCTCGCTACTATGGCCTGATTCGGCAGGCGGATATTCTCGGTACGGTGACCCCGCTCATCTAG
- a CDS encoding conjugal transfer protein TraF translates to METTKLLLALAWCSVSVCSMGGPTGVARAADPPGSKTFIDHPRQGWFFYQDPPAEAEEDAEESPVSVTIDGLPPGAWLEPSKYRTWFKGLAMDGVKLTALPVTVLRELVSAKKERALDDPSVENVTSYIKVQKEAYDRSQRFTDAWQIAMYTDPKLDYASQHPTSTYGHSVESEIKRNTEEQLLAGTADRVGLFFFFTSTCPFCQEQSKVLKVFADTYGLTVKPVSLDGVGLPEYPQPAINNGMAENVGVHMVPMIYLAIPEENFLKPLGAGLMTNADLRERLLVLLRNRGLLGERPSHG, encoded by the coding sequence ATGGAAACGACAAAACTGTTGCTTGCTCTAGCGTGGTGCTCTGTGAGCGTCTGCTCGATGGGGGGGCCGACCGGTGTTGCGAGGGCCGCTGATCCTCCCGGCTCTAAGACGTTTATCGATCATCCCAGGCAGGGATGGTTCTTTTATCAAGACCCTCCAGCCGAGGCTGAGGAGGACGCGGAAGAGAGTCCTGTATCCGTCACGATTGACGGCTTACCCCCTGGGGCTTGGCTGGAGCCGTCGAAATACCGGACGTGGTTCAAGGGGCTTGCGATGGATGGAGTCAAGTTAACCGCCCTCCCGGTGACGGTGTTGCGGGAGCTGGTGTCGGCCAAAAAGGAACGCGCGTTGGACGATCCCTCGGTGGAGAATGTGACGAGTTACATCAAAGTCCAAAAGGAAGCGTATGACCGCTCGCAACGCTTCACCGATGCCTGGCAGATCGCCATGTACACGGACCCCAAGCTCGACTATGCGTCGCAACATCCCACGTCCACCTATGGGCATAGCGTCGAATCCGAGATCAAGCGAAACACCGAAGAGCAGCTGCTGGCAGGCACAGCCGACCGGGTCGGACTGTTCTTCTTCTTCACCTCTACCTGTCCGTTTTGTCAAGAACAGTCCAAGGTATTGAAGGTCTTCGCCGATACCTACGGACTAACGGTGAAACCTGTGTCGCTGGATGGGGTGGGATTGCCGGAGTACCCGCAACCCGCCATCAACAACGGCATGGCGGAAAACGTGGGCGTGCATATGGTGCCCATGATTTATCTCGCGATTCCCGAGGAAAACTTCTTAAAGCCACTCGGGGCCGGACTGATGACGAATGCGGATCTACGCGAGCGATTGCTGGTCCTGTTGCGGAATCGAGGATTGTTGGGCGAGCGACCGTCTCATGGATAG